Proteins encoded in a region of the Deltaproteobacteria bacterium genome:
- the aroL gene encoding shikimate kinase AroL, with product MTTFIKKKTEIEDAEASMTFKPGQYSKPAFSLETKNIYLIGMRGSGKTTLAKALAAALDCAFVDTDEVLVRDAGQSVDEIVSAHGWEHFRALEEQTLAKVAGLPGKVVATGGGIVLSAANRDLMYKTGVSFYLAADAALLTGRILRDDNPAQRPALTGLALHDEVAHIMSEREPLYMAGMDHMLQANRSVEELVDDVLVDLGLKAWDYSEKARIMDRY from the coding sequence ATGACGACATTCATCAAGAAAAAAACGGAAATCGAGGACGCCGAAGCCTCCATGACGTTCAAGCCCGGCCAGTACTCAAAACCCGCATTCAGCCTGGAAACCAAAAATATTTATCTGATCGGCATGCGCGGCAGTGGCAAGACCACTCTGGCCAAAGCCCTGGCCGCGGCTCTGGATTGCGCCTTCGTGGACACGGACGAGGTCCTGGTCCGGGACGCCGGGCAGAGCGTTGACGAAATTGTGAGCGCTCATGGATGGGAGCATTTCCGCGCCCTGGAGGAACAAACCCTGGCCAAGGTCGCCGGCCTGCCCGGCAAGGTCGTGGCCACGGGCGGGGGTATTGTTCTGTCCGCCGCCAACCGGGACCTGATGTACAAGACCGGGGTCAGTTTTTATCTGGCGGCCGATGCCGCGCTGCTGACCGGTCGCATTCTGCGGGACGATAATCCCGCCCAGCGTCCGGCCCTGACCGGTCTGGCCCTGCACGACGAGGTCGCCCACATCATGTCCGAGCGCGAACCTCTGTACATGGCCGGCATGGACCACATGCTCCAGGCCAATCGGAGCGTCGAGGAATTGGTCGATGACGTGTTGGTCGATCTGGGCCTCAAGGCGTGGGACTATTCCGAAAAAGCCCGGATCATGGACCGTTACTAA
- a CDS encoding 4Fe-4S binding protein: MTMPLRALIVFCGLLAGAHFLRFGTVWECLAALLPALGALFPRLVPRPLMALALVAGFWLWTDQAAGLIATRLQFDMPYLRLAAILGAVCLLHVAGLVLLLGRAGHRLLGPVDSTTWAQSAAMLLVGAAMIAATVTAPFPLLLGERFLPGSSPAWIGFFAMYAGVVVRHMLTGSAPRVRAFIWSLFSLVFFGQLALGLGGMTEFLMTGKLHLPVPALILAGPLYRGEGLFMPILLGVSLLLVGPAWCSHLCYIGAWDDQLSRLGPKRPRPLPAWAPRVRTGILAGTILVPLALRLAGVTWAWALGVAVLFGLTGIGIMALWSRKSGTMVHCTMWCPVGLVNNLVGRILPWRVRIAPDCTGCGLCARACRYNALTLEDLARKRPGLSCSLCGDCLPRCPHGHINLTLAGHTRYARPVFVVLVVALHTIFLAVARI; this comes from the coding sequence ATGACCATGCCGCTGCGCGCCCTGATCGTTTTTTGCGGACTTCTGGCCGGAGCCCATTTTCTGCGCTTCGGCACTGTCTGGGAATGTCTGGCGGCCCTGCTTCCGGCCTTGGGCGCGCTCTTTCCCCGCCTTGTGCCCCGACCACTCATGGCCCTGGCCCTTGTGGCCGGTTTCTGGCTCTGGACAGACCAGGCCGCCGGTCTGATCGCCACGCGTCTTCAATTCGACATGCCCTATCTGCGGCTGGCGGCCATTCTCGGCGCGGTCTGTCTGCTCCATGTGGCAGGATTGGTGCTTCTTCTTGGCCGGGCCGGCCACCGGCTCCTTGGCCCCGTGGACAGCACTACGTGGGCCCAGAGCGCGGCCATGCTTTTGGTCGGCGCGGCCATGATCGCGGCCACGGTCACGGCGCCCTTTCCCCTGCTGCTGGGCGAGCGTTTTCTGCCTGGCTCCAGCCCGGCTTGGATCGGCTTTTTCGCCATGTACGCGGGTGTTGTTGTCCGCCACATGCTGACCGGCTCGGCGCCGCGCGTCCGGGCTTTCATCTGGAGCCTCTTTTCCCTGGTTTTTTTTGGGCAACTTGCACTGGGTCTGGGCGGAATGACGGAATTTCTCATGACCGGCAAGCTGCATCTGCCCGTGCCGGCCCTGATCCTGGCCGGCCCCCTGTACCGGGGCGAGGGGCTGTTCATGCCGATCCTGCTCGGTGTTTCCCTGCTTCTGGTCGGCCCGGCTTGGTGCAGCCATCTGTGCTACATCGGGGCCTGGGACGACCAGTTGTCCCGGCTGGGACCGAAACGGCCGCGCCCCCTGCCCGCCTGGGCCCCGCGAGTCCGGACGGGCATTCTCGCGGGAACGATCCTTGTCCCGCTGGCCCTGCGGCTGGCTGGCGTGACCTGGGCATGGGCCCTGGGCGTGGCCGTCTTGTTCGGTCTGACCGGGATTGGCATCATGGCGCTCTGGTCCCGAAAAAGCGGAACCATGGTCCATTGCACCATGTGGTGTCCCGTTGGGCTGGTCAACAATCTGGTCGGGCGTATTCTGCCCTGGCGCGTGCGTATCGCTCCGGATTGCACGGGGTGCGGTCTCTGCGCCCGGGCCTGCCGCTACAATGCCCTGACCCTAGAGGATCTGGCCCGCAAGCGCCCCGGTTTAAGCTGCTCGCTGTGCGGCGATTGTCTGCCGCGTTGTCCGCACGGGCACATCAACCTGACCCTGGCGGGACATACCCGGTATGCCCGCCCCGTGTTTGTCGTTCTGGTCGTGGCGTTGCACACGATTTTTTTGGCAGTGGCCAGAATTTAG
- a CDS encoding 4Fe-4S dicluster domain-containing protein produces the protein MKDNTSESLPSFAIRTCRGCIRCPHAVVTRDPSADLARILDASGWAAFLASQGHPIRHHQQFRVAVAACPNGCSQPHIADFALVATTSVLLDAGACTACGACVAACVEDAFCLDDTIRIDRNACLGCAACVRVCPTGALRHGPDGYRVLVGGKLGRHPRLAHELGVFSPSEAMHVLERVVSVLMKHQHGRERLGDVVERLGQNRFDPLVRP, from the coding sequence ATGAAAGACAACACTTCGGAATCATTGCCTTCGTTTGCCATCCGAACTTGCCGGGGCTGTATCCGCTGCCCCCATGCCGTCGTCACCCGCGATCCAAGCGCGGATCTCGCGCGGATACTGGATGCCTCGGGCTGGGCCGCCTTTCTCGCCAGCCAGGGGCATCCCATCCGCCACCACCAGCAATTCCGCGTTGCCGTGGCCGCCTGCCCCAACGGATGCAGCCAGCCGCATATCGCGGATTTCGCCCTTGTCGCCACGACGTCCGTCCTGCTCGACGCCGGAGCATGCACCGCCTGCGGCGCGTGCGTGGCCGCGTGCGTCGAAGATGCGTTCTGTCTGGATGACACCATCCGCATCGACCGGAACGCCTGCCTGGGCTGCGCGGCCTGCGTCAGGGTCTGCCCGACCGGGGCGCTGCGCCACGGACCGGACGGCTACCGCGTCTTGGTCGGCGGCAAACTCGGCCGTCATCCGCGTCTGGCCCATGAGCTCGGCGTTTTTTCCCCGTCCGAGGCCATGCATGTCCTGGAACGGGTTGTATCCGTGCTTATGAAGCATCAACACGGTCGGGAACGTCTGGGCGACGTCGTCGAACGCCTGGGACAAAACCGCTTCGACCCCCTGGTCCGGCCATGA
- a CDS encoding pancreas/duodenum homeobox protein 1: protein MSNAAATLDADFLDHVFPPARADAFFDALFDGTEDGAYDIRLRFEKQTPTELHLAFHLLERPGKCLVCNLTHGLPRVFARHPVLAVGQTVTDLCAKLGLEASSWNLSPTREVRRGLHVIPLVVKLA from the coding sequence ATGTCCAACGCAGCCGCGACTCTCGACGCCGATTTTCTCGACCATGTTTTTCCCCCGGCCAGGGCCGACGCCTTTTTCGACGCCTTGTTCGATGGAACCGAGGATGGCGCCTATGATATCCGGCTGCGTTTCGAGAAGCAAACGCCGACCGAACTCCACCTGGCCTTTCATCTGCTCGAACGACCGGGAAAATGCCTAGTCTGCAACCTGACCCACGGCCTGCCCCGTGTCTTTGCCCGGCATCCAGTCCTGGCCGTGGGGCAGACCGTGACCGACCTGTGCGCCAAACTGGGCCTGGAGGCCTCGTCCTGGAATCTGTCCCCAACCCGGGAAGTCCGCAGGGGGCTGCACGTCATTCCCCTTGTTGTCAAATTGGCTTGA
- a CDS encoding SlyX family protein: protein MAVKACGRKPRRTGREEEFMSDRIENIEVHCGYLQKTVDELSGVVLEQQREIHELRRGLKILAQKFQELSTPVEIAPDEKPPHY, encoded by the coding sequence ATGGCGGTCAAGGCTTGCGGACGGAAGCCCCGCCGGACAGGGCGCGAGGAGGAATTTATGTCGGATCGTATCGAAAACATCGAAGTTCACTGCGGCTATCTGCAAAAAACCGTCGATGAGCTAAGCGGCGTTGTCCTGGAGCAGCAACGGGAAATCCACGAGTTGCGGCGCGGCCTCAAAATTTTGGCCCAGAAATTCCAGGAATTATCAACTCCCGTGGAGATTGCTCCCGACGAAAAGCCCCCGCATTATTGA
- a CDS encoding pyridoxal phosphate-dependent aminotransferase produces MRRNIEHVGWGKLTYEIRAIVAVAHDLRNLGLDIVWENIGDPIEKGEPVPAWIKEIIADLAMEDHTYGYCATQGILETREFVAQLVNRRGSYQVTADDIIFFNGLGDAVAKIFGFLKREARVIGPSPAYSTHSSAEAAHSGYEHLTYELDPNNGWMPDLVDLENKIRYNDSIAGILFINPDNPTGAVYPCELIEKIVDIARRYDVFVLADEIYANIVYSGHPTCSLSEVIGDVPGMALRGISKEYPWPGGRCGWMEVYNKDKNPDFKAYIRSLLNAKMLEVCSTSLPQLSIPRVMGDPRYPAHLDARRHMFEHRAQEAWEAFQGVSGVRVIKPQGAFYMAVMFEDGVLNGNQTLDIANPKARAYIEDIVKGVEVDKRFVYYLLGATGICVVPLTGFCCNRKGFRVTLLETDDAKRQQTWKTIGQAITTYLASA; encoded by the coding sequence ATGCGTAGAAACATCGAACATGTGGGTTGGGGGAAACTGACCTACGAAATCAGGGCAATCGTGGCCGTGGCCCATGACCTCCGCAACCTCGGTCTGGACATTGTTTGGGAAAACATCGGCGATCCCATCGAAAAGGGCGAGCCGGTACCGGCCTGGATCAAGGAAATCATCGCCGACCTGGCCATGGAAGACCACACCTATGGCTACTGCGCCACCCAGGGCATTTTGGAGACGCGTGAATTCGTGGCCCAATTGGTCAACCGACGCGGCAGCTATCAGGTCACGGCCGACGATATTATTTTCTTCAACGGTCTGGGCGACGCCGTGGCCAAGATTTTTGGCTTCCTCAAGCGCGAGGCCAGGGTCATCGGTCCGTCTCCGGCCTATTCGACCCATTCCTCGGCCGAGGCCGCCCATTCCGGCTATGAACACCTGACCTACGAGTTGGACCCCAACAACGGCTGGATGCCCGATCTGGTCGATCTGGAAAACAAAATCCGCTACAACGATTCCATCGCCGGCATCCTGTTCATCAATCCGGACAACCCGACCGGCGCGGTCTACCCGTGCGAGCTGATCGAAAAAATCGTGGACATTGCCCGGCGTTACGATGTTTTTGTCCTGGCCGACGAAATCTACGCCAACATCGTCTACAGCGGACACCCGACCTGCAGTCTGTCCGAGGTCATCGGCGACGTGCCGGGCATGGCCCTGCGCGGCATCTCCAAGGAATATCCGTGGCCGGGCGGGCGTTGTGGCTGGATGGAAGTCTACAACAAGGACAAGAATCCGGATTTCAAGGCCTATATCCGCAGCCTCCTGAACGCCAAGATGCTCGAGGTCTGTTCCACCAGCTTGCCCCAGCTGTCCATTCCCAGGGTCATGGGCGATCCGCGCTACCCGGCCCATCTCGACGCCAGACGCCACATGTTCGAACATCGCGCCCAGGAAGCCTGGGAAGCGTTTCAGGGCGTGTCCGGCGTGCGGGTTATCAAGCCCCAGGGCGCGTTTTACATGGCGGTCATGTTCGAGGACGGAGTCCTCAATGGCAACCAGACCCTGGATATCGCCAACCCCAAGGCGCGGGCCTACATCGAGGACATCGTCAAGGGCGTGGAGGTGGACAAGCGTTTTGTCTATTACCTGCTTGGCGCCACCGGAATCTGCGTGGTTCCCCTGACCGGATTCTGTTGCAACCGCAAGGGGTTCCGGGTCACGCTTCTGGAAACGGACGACGCCAAGCGCCAGCAGACCTGGAAGACCATCGGCCAGGCCATCACCACGTACCTCGCCTCGGCCTGA
- a CDS encoding NUDIX domain-containing protein: protein MTDDVSTRWLDWAREIQSLAQTGLAFTKNPFDRISFTRLSDIAAEILAEHSQLPLPLIRRSFSLEPGYATPKVDVRAAVVRDGRILLVREKSDGKWAMPGGWADVGDRPSETAERETLEESGFLVRATKLVGAFDANRGERANMFYHAVKLVFLCDLVGGEATVSMETLDVDFFDFNDLPPLSEFRTNHRHLDEIVEHLLDVSRPAAFD from the coding sequence ATGACGGACGACGTGTCGACGCGCTGGCTGGACTGGGCCCGGGAGATCCAATCCCTGGCCCAGACCGGCTTGGCCTTCACCAAAAATCCCTTTGATCGTATCAGTTTCACGCGTTTGTCCGACATCGCGGCGGAAATTTTGGCCGAACACTCCCAATTGCCCTTGCCCCTGATCCGGCGGTCCTTTTCCCTGGAGCCCGGCTACGCCACGCCCAAGGTCGATGTGCGGGCGGCGGTGGTGCGGGACGGGCGGATTCTGCTGGTCCGGGAAAAATCCGACGGCAAATGGGCCATGCCCGGCGGCTGGGCCGACGTGGGCGACCGTCCGTCCGAGACCGCCGAGCGGGAAACCCTCGAGGAAAGCGGCTTCCTGGTCCGGGCCACCAAGCTGGTCGGGGCCTTTGACGCCAATCGGGGGGAAAGGGCGAACATGTTTTACCACGCGGTGAAGCTGGTTTTCCTCTGCGACCTCGTCGGCGGCGAGGCCACCGTCAGCATGGAAACGCTGGACGTGGATTTTTTCGATTTCAACGATCTGCCCCCGCTGTCCGAATTCAGAACCAACCATCGTCATCTGGACGAGATCGTGGAGCATCTGCTCGACGTTTCCCGACCAGCGGCATTCGACTGA